The genomic region TGCCGAAGCGACCGGCACCGGCTCCGCTGGCGCCGGGCAGCTCGCACGTTTCTTTCGCATAGATGAAGTCGTGATGATCCCAGTTGAGGTTGCCGCCCCCCTGCATCTCGGGCTTGCGCGGCCAGCGCGTATCGACCGTGACGAAGCGCACTCCCGACTCGATGAGCTTGCGCCCCATCAGATAACAAGCGCCGCGGTGTCCTGCCCCGTAACGCTCGCGCACTTCCGCCGACTCCCCTTGCACGTCGAAGGCTCGCGTTACGTCGGGGCTGGTGAGGGTATCGAACGCTTGATCGTAGAAGCGATCCATCCCGGCGAGCGGACGGGGCGTCGGGTCGGTGGTGACGAACGAGCGATTCAATTCGTGCAACAACGAGCGGCGAGTTTTCATCCGGGCTTCGGTGTTGTCTTCGCGCGGCAACAGATCGCCGACCTTCCAGCGTGGGTCGGAGAGGTCCGAGCCGCCGGTCTTGAACACACGATAGCCTTGCGATAAGTATCCGGTCGCGGTCACGGCATTCTGCTCATTGTTGCCGGGCACCATCACATACGGCGGCAACGCGGCATTCTTGGTCCCGACGATCTTCGATACGACGCTGCCGATGTCCGGCATCAAGATCGGGTTGCCGGGATGTGCGCCCGAGAGAACGTATTGCGTGCCGTTGGGATGCGCGTCGGCACCCGCCTTCTTATGATGAAACGAACGGACGACGGCGAGCTTGTCGGCCAGGCGCGCGGTCTTCGGCAAGAGCTCGGTGAAGCGCATGCCGGGCACGTTCGTATCGATCGGCTTGTAGGGACTCCGATGCTCGGCGACCATCTCGGGCTTCGGATCCCAAGTGTCGAGATGCGACATTCCCCCTTGCTCGAGGATGACGAGGACGTTTTTCGCCTTCGCATCGGGACGACTACCGGAAGCCGCCGGTTCGGCCGCGGCGGCAAGGTGCGACATCCATCGCGGCGAAGAAACGCCGAGCAAGCCAAACGCTCCGGCCTGGAGCCACCGGCGCCGAGTCCAAGCAGCCGCTTCCAACGACGACGCAAAGCGGCGGGCGGACATAGGCAAGACCTCAAGGCGGGCTGAAGAGAGAGAGTATGAGGCGAGGCAGGGACGAACCGATATCTTATGGCGGGATATTAAATATAACCCGCCCATCGTCGAACGTCACCAGAGCTTGCGGCGGCAAACGCCTCGAAGAAGGATGTCAAAATACCCGATAAATCGTTGCATATCCTTTTACTGATTAGGTTTAATACTCCGGCGAGCAAGGCAGAGAGCGACGGGAAGCTCACATTTACGTTGAAACGGCC from Planctomycetia bacterium harbors:
- a CDS encoding DUF1501 domain-containing protein, whose product is MSARRFASSLEAAAWTRRRWLQAGAFGLLGVSSPRWMSHLAAAAEPAASGSRPDAKAKNVLVILEQGGMSHLDTWDPKPEMVAEHRSPYKPIDTNVPGMRFTELLPKTARLADKLAVVRSFHHKKAGADAHPNGTQYVLSGAHPGNPILMPDIGSVVSKIVGTKNAALPPYVMVPGNNEQNAVTATGYLSQGYRVFKTGGSDLSDPRWKVGDLLPREDNTEARMKTRRSLLHELNRSFVTTDPTPRPLAGMDRFYDQAFDTLTSPDVTRAFDVQGESAEVRERYGAGHRGACYLMGRKLIESGVRFVTVDTRWPRKPEMQGGGNLNWDHHDFIYAKETCELPGASGAGAGRFGIAHWVMMGSVDQAYSALIEDLDRSGLLAETLVCFVTEFGRTPKINKFQGRDHWPHAYSMVFAGAGVRGGQIIGRTDDEGGYPVGAGYTPEDYAATIYEKLGIDRDRPLYTEANRPIYFGHMGEPIPGLL